One part of the Lapillicoccus jejuensis genome encodes these proteins:
- a CDS encoding TetR/AcrR family transcriptional regulator has protein sequence MRTTARRTHEVAVPRRRMPRAEREAQILSVAEEVFADLGYQATTMDEIAERVGVTKPLIYDYFGSKDGLLIACVDRARTLLADTTEEALQQLPPGAPVDEVLRCGIAAFFEFIDEHDLAFRLLHQESAAAVSTERDVERIRAQQGAVIVGFLRRSPGLAEVPEQLVEGYAEVVVGACERVAVWRTHRDGVTAADATDLVVSAVWTGLRTLTGAAATA, from the coding sequence GTGAGGACGACGGCACGCCGTACCCACGAGGTGGCGGTCCCGCGCCGCCGGATGCCGCGGGCGGAGCGCGAGGCGCAGATCCTGTCCGTCGCCGAGGAGGTCTTCGCCGACCTCGGCTACCAGGCCACGACCATGGACGAGATCGCCGAGCGGGTCGGCGTCACCAAGCCGCTGATCTACGACTACTTCGGGTCGAAGGACGGGCTGCTCATCGCCTGCGTCGACCGCGCCCGCACCCTGCTGGCCGACACGACCGAGGAGGCCCTTCAGCAGCTGCCGCCCGGCGCCCCCGTCGACGAGGTCCTGCGCTGCGGCATCGCCGCGTTCTTCGAGTTCATCGACGAGCACGACCTGGCGTTCCGTCTGCTGCACCAGGAGAGCGCGGCCGCGGTGTCGACCGAGCGCGACGTCGAGCGCATCCGGGCCCAGCAGGGCGCGGTCATCGTCGGGTTCCTGCGCCGCTCCCCCGGCCTCGCCGAGGTGCCCGAGCAGCTCGTCGAGGGGTACGCCGAGGTCGTGGTCGGCGCCTGCGAGCGGGTCGCCGTCTGGCGCACCCACCGTGACGGCGTCACCGCCGCGGACGCGACCGACCTCGTCGTCTCGGCCGTGTGGACCGGGCTGCGCACACTCACCGGCGCGGCGGCGACCGCCTAG
- a CDS encoding SDR family NAD(P)-dependent oxidoreductase produces the protein MPALPLTARLGITTRGHFDPRVSIVTGGASGIGRAIATKLAAGGSHVVVADLDEAKAQRVATGLGSATGVRLDVTDAAAVRELVRDTVARHGGLDLMVNNAGVAVGGLHEQLEQAQWDLALAVNLGGVVNGVNAAYPVMREAGRGHILNTASLAGLITAPAMLPYTTTKHAVVGLSTALRVEAASANVRVSVLCPGFVDTPLLDEIHTGGLAEGERTSMRRQIKLLQPRLITPEYVADKAVDGLRRNRAIIPVGGMAEVTWRLERYLPAVGRALTQLQATGARRVVPRHTAG, from the coding sequence GTGCCCGCTCTGCCGCTCACCGCCCGGCTCGGCATCACCACCCGGGGCCACTTCGACCCGCGGGTCAGCATCGTCACGGGGGGCGCCTCGGGGATCGGGCGCGCGATCGCCACGAAGCTCGCCGCCGGCGGCAGCCACGTCGTCGTCGCCGACCTCGACGAGGCGAAGGCGCAGCGGGTCGCGACCGGGCTGGGGTCGGCGACCGGCGTCCGGCTCGACGTCACCGACGCGGCCGCCGTGCGCGAGCTCGTCCGCGACACCGTCGCCCGGCACGGTGGCCTCGACCTCATGGTCAACAACGCGGGGGTGGCCGTCGGCGGGCTGCACGAGCAGCTCGAGCAGGCCCAGTGGGACCTCGCCCTGGCGGTCAACCTCGGCGGCGTCGTCAACGGCGTCAACGCGGCGTACCCCGTGATGCGCGAGGCGGGACGCGGGCACATCCTCAACACCGCGTCGCTGGCCGGCCTCATCACGGCGCCGGCGATGCTGCCCTACACGACGACCAAGCACGCCGTCGTCGGGCTGTCCACGGCGCTGCGGGTCGAGGCCGCCTCGGCCAACGTGCGGGTCAGCGTCCTGTGCCCCGGCTTCGTCGACACCCCGCTGCTCGACGAGATCCACACCGGCGGCCTGGCCGAGGGCGAGCGCACGAGCATGCGGCGCCAGATCAAGCTGCTCCAGCCGCGGCTCATCACCCCCGAGTACGTCGCCGACAAGGCCGTCGACGGTCTGCGCCGCAACCGCGCGATCATCCCCGTCGGCGGGATGGCCGAGGTCACCTGGCGGCTCGAGCGCTACCTGCCGGCCGTCGGCCGGGCGCTGACCCAGCTGCAGGCCACCGGCGCGCGCCGCGTGGTGCCGCGGCACACGGCCGGCTGA
- a CDS encoding KamA family radical SAM protein, with protein sequence MTIVEQPYAYRRRELVEPDWTRLPGWAGVTAAEWADVQWQRAHCVKNVRQLRELMGDLLEDSFYADLERDQAERATMSMLVPPQMLNTMVPATDGPVPAAGAEYTAAFLADPVRRYMLPVFSDRRSDWPSHPHATRDSLHEHDMWVTEGLTHRYPTKVLAELLPTCPQYCGHCTRMDLVGNSTPQVTKLKLAGKPVDRYSAMLGYLGTHPEVRDVVVSGGDVANMPWKNLEAFLLRLLEIDNVRDVRLATKALMGLPQHWLAPDVVEGVGRVAQVARARGVNLAIHTHVNSAQSVTPAVAAAARAMLDAGVRDVRNQGVLMRGVNDTPEQLLDLCFALQDDAMVTPYYFYMCDMIPFSEHWRVSLKHAQHLQHAMMGYLPGFATPRIVCDVPFVGKRWVHQVEDYDTERGISYWRKNYRTSIEGDDTEALSRDYVYYDPIDTLPEAGQQWWLQQSAASAAQDAAAAQDAARASRELAQAQLG encoded by the coding sequence ATGACGATCGTCGAGCAGCCCTATGCCTACCGGCGCCGAGAGCTCGTGGAGCCCGACTGGACGCGCCTGCCCGGATGGGCCGGCGTCACCGCCGCCGAGTGGGCCGACGTGCAGTGGCAGCGCGCGCACTGCGTGAAGAACGTGCGCCAGCTGCGCGAGCTCATGGGCGACCTGCTCGAGGACTCCTTCTACGCCGACCTCGAGCGCGACCAGGCCGAGCGCGCGACGATGTCGATGCTCGTGCCGCCGCAGATGCTCAACACGATGGTCCCGGCCACCGACGGGCCGGTGCCCGCGGCCGGCGCCGAGTACACCGCCGCGTTCCTCGCGGACCCCGTCCGCCGCTACATGCTGCCGGTGTTCTCCGACCGCCGGTCCGACTGGCCGTCGCACCCGCACGCGACGCGCGACTCGCTGCACGAGCACGACATGTGGGTGACCGAGGGCCTGACCCACCGGTACCCGACCAAGGTGCTCGCCGAGCTGCTGCCGACCTGCCCGCAGTACTGCGGCCACTGCACCCGGATGGACCTCGTCGGCAACTCCACCCCGCAGGTCACCAAGCTCAAGCTGGCCGGCAAACCGGTCGACCGCTACTCCGCGATGCTCGGCTACCTCGGCACCCACCCCGAGGTCCGCGACGTCGTCGTCTCCGGCGGCGACGTGGCCAACATGCCGTGGAAGAACCTGGAGGCGTTCCTGCTGCGCCTGCTCGAGATCGACAACGTCCGTGACGTGCGCCTCGCGACCAAGGCCCTCATGGGCCTGCCGCAGCACTGGCTCGCGCCCGACGTCGTCGAGGGCGTCGGCCGGGTCGCCCAGGTCGCGCGGGCCCGCGGGGTGAACCTCGCCATCCACACCCACGTCAACAGCGCGCAGTCGGTGACGCCGGCCGTCGCCGCGGCGGCGCGGGCCATGCTCGACGCGGGGGTGCGCGACGTGCGCAACCAGGGCGTGCTCATGCGCGGCGTCAACGACACCCCCGAGCAGCTGCTCGACCTGTGCTTCGCCCTGCAGGACGACGCGATGGTGACGCCGTACTACTTCTACATGTGCGACATGATCCCCTTCAGCGAGCACTGGCGGGTCTCGCTGAAGCACGCGCAGCACCTGCAGCACGCGATGATGGGCTACCTGCCCGGCTTCGCCACGCCGCGCATCGTGTGCGACGTGCCGTTCGTCGGCAAGCGGTGGGTGCACCAGGTCGAGGACTACGACACCGAGCGCGGGATCTCCTACTGGCGCAAGAACTACCGCACCTCGATCGAGGGCGACGACACAGAGGCGCTGTCGCGCGACTACGTGTACTACGACCCGATCGACACCCTGCCCGAGGCCGGGCAGCAGTGGTGGCTCCAGCAGTCGGCGGCCTCGGCCGCGCAGGACGCCGCGGCGGCGCAGGACGCGGCCCGGGCGAGCCGCGAGCTGGCGCAGGCCCAGCTGGGGTGA
- a CDS encoding L-erythro-3,5-diaminohexanoate dehydrogenase produces MPTTPSSPVGLHRVLAPLGDTGEPLTLPQAAQRLDARAELWNDEVRIEVETLNLDAASYRQLAEKHRTPDGRTDGAAVRAEVLDIVATRGKMQNPVTGSGGMLIGTVAEVGPRSPLGLAVGERVATLVSLSLTPLAVTDGLERWDGLSEQVPATGYAVLFGRSIAAVLPGDLDPRLALMVMDVCGAPALVARVVGEYVAARPDHAPTVCVLGGAGKSGSLSLAAAREAGAGRTIAVVPVEREAALLEGTELADAVVVADARSPLGLSEAVAGAGGPADVTVVCVDVPGCEQPAVLATAQGGTVVFFSMATSFAAAALGAEGLAADVRMLVGNGYVPGHAEHALRLLRGTPAVRALFESRLD; encoded by the coding sequence GTGCCCACCACCCCGTCGTCCCCCGTCGGTCTGCACCGCGTCCTCGCCCCGCTGGGCGACACCGGTGAGCCGCTGACGCTGCCCCAGGCCGCCCAGCGGCTCGACGCGCGCGCGGAGCTGTGGAACGACGAGGTGCGGATCGAGGTCGAGACGCTCAACCTCGACGCGGCGTCGTACCGGCAGCTGGCCGAGAAGCACCGCACGCCGGACGGCAGGACCGACGGGGCGGCCGTGCGGGCCGAGGTCCTCGACATCGTCGCCACCCGGGGGAAGATGCAGAACCCGGTGACCGGGTCCGGCGGCATGCTCATCGGGACGGTCGCCGAGGTCGGGCCGCGCAGCCCGCTGGGCCTGGCGGTCGGCGAGCGGGTCGCCACCCTCGTCTCGCTGTCGCTCACCCCGCTCGCCGTCACCGACGGCCTCGAGCGCTGGGACGGCCTGTCCGAGCAGGTCCCGGCCACGGGGTACGCCGTCCTGTTCGGCCGCAGCATCGCCGCCGTCCTCCCGGGCGACCTGGACCCGCGGCTCGCGCTGATGGTCATGGACGTCTGCGGCGCCCCGGCCCTGGTCGCGCGGGTGGTGGGGGAGTACGTCGCCGCCCGGCCCGACCACGCGCCGACGGTGTGCGTCCTCGGCGGCGCCGGGAAGTCCGGCTCGCTGTCGCTGGCCGCGGCCCGCGAGGCCGGGGCGGGACGGACCATCGCCGTGGTCCCCGTCGAGCGCGAGGCGGCGCTGCTCGAGGGCACGGAGCTCGCGGACGCGGTCGTCGTCGCCGACGCCCGCTCGCCGCTCGGGCTGTCCGAGGCGGTGGCCGGGGCGGGGGGCCCCGCCGACGTCACCGTCGTCTGCGTCGACGTGCCCGGCTGCGAGCAGCCGGCCGTCCTCGCGACGGCCCAGGGCGGCACCGTCGTCTTCTTCTCGATGGCGACGAGCTTCGCGGCCGCCGCGCTCGGCGCCGAGGGGCTGGCCGCCGACGTGCGGATGCTCGTCGGCAACGGCTACGTCCCGGGGCACGCCGAGCACGCCCTGCGGCTGCTGCGCGGCACGCCGGCGGTCCGGGCCCTGTTCGAGTCGCGGCTCGACTGA
- a CDS encoding TolB family protein, producing the protein MTTMTTSTTSTTSTTSTTTTDPTRRRATPLLAAAGALAVVAAGVTGVALRAPAGTSPAASTATTTTLSATAAGVVGNGRSTLVDARPGLVALDSTSTNLAPGATSGAQQSYVKATSGALTLVSASGATPSARGAVGVGFSPDGSRVAFVARGGLAGTATGPQAYVRTLSTGATTLVSGTGGTALANHGLSLTPAGFSAAGTKVAFAARDTSYGAGWQVLVADLAAGTLTLASVGSTGQPVGPAGQTPPTVGISADGAAVYFDSDTAKVLPGVAPGQVYRRDLAGRTTSVISRDAAGVACRGTLDTVLATGRVVFDSPGVCVAGTPKGKGNVFVTGATGTGTALVSAKASGPAADQLTTFSGASADGTAVAVTSFATDLGVAGVVKSTPQLYVKSLTTGALTWVSRPPKGTSTGKNVGVSHDVELGQDGSVVTWSTRGSNLLPAAPSVPQSILRRDLAAGTTSQVSVAASGADVLSSVTRVLDATRVAFSDDTAGQVLLRTLG; encoded by the coding sequence ATGACGACGATGACGACGAGCACGACGAGCACGACGAGCACGACGAGCACGACGACCACCGACCCGACCCGCCGCCGAGCGACGCCCCTGCTCGCCGCCGCCGGCGCCCTCGCCGTCGTGGCCGCCGGGGTGACCGGCGTCGCCCTGCGGGCGCCCGCCGGGACGTCCCCCGCCGCGAGCACCGCGACGACGACCACCCTCTCCGCGACCGCCGCCGGCGTCGTCGGCAACGGGCGCTCCACGCTCGTCGACGCCCGGCCGGGGCTCGTCGCCCTCGACAGCACGTCGACCAACCTCGCCCCGGGCGCCACGTCGGGCGCGCAGCAGAGCTACGTCAAGGCGACGTCGGGCGCCCTCACCCTCGTCTCCGCCTCGGGCGCCACGCCGTCGGCGCGGGGCGCGGTCGGCGTCGGCTTCTCCCCCGACGGCTCGCGGGTGGCCTTCGTCGCCCGCGGCGGCCTCGCCGGGACCGCGACCGGGCCGCAGGCCTACGTCCGCACCCTGTCGACCGGGGCGACGACGCTCGTCTCGGGCACGGGGGGCACCGCCCTGGCCAACCACGGCCTCTCGCTCACCCCGGCCGGGTTCTCCGCCGCGGGGACGAAGGTCGCCTTCGCCGCCCGCGACACGTCGTACGGCGCGGGGTGGCAGGTGCTCGTCGCCGACCTCGCCGCCGGGACCCTGACCCTGGCCTCGGTCGGCAGCACGGGTCAGCCCGTCGGCCCCGCCGGGCAGACGCCGCCCACCGTCGGCATCAGCGCCGACGGCGCGGCCGTCTACTTCGACTCCGACACCGCGAAGGTCCTGCCGGGGGTGGCCCCCGGGCAGGTCTACCGGCGCGACCTGGCCGGCCGGACGACGTCCGTGATCTCGCGCGACGCCGCCGGGGTCGCCTGCCGGGGGACGCTCGACACGGTCCTCGCCACCGGCCGGGTGGTCTTCGACTCCCCCGGCGTGTGCGTCGCGGGCACCCCGAAGGGCAAGGGCAACGTCTTCGTCACCGGCGCGACCGGCACCGGGACGGCGCTCGTGTCGGCCAAAGCGAGTGGGCCGGCCGCGGACCAGCTGACCACCTTCTCCGGCGCCTCGGCCGACGGGACCGCGGTCGCCGTCACGTCGTTCGCGACCGACCTCGGGGTCGCGGGCGTGGTGAAGTCGACGCCGCAGCTCTACGTCAAGAGCCTCACCACCGGGGCGCTGACCTGGGTCTCGCGCCCGCCGAAGGGCACCTCGACGGGCAAGAACGTCGGGGTGAGTCACGACGTGGAGCTCGGCCAGGACGGCTCGGTGGTGACGTGGTCGACGCGCGGGAGCAACCTGCTGCCCGCCGCACCGTCGGTCCCCCAGTCGATCCTGCGCCGCGACCTCGCGGCGGGCACCACGTCGCAGGTGAGCGTGGCGGCGTCCGGCGCCGACGTCCTGTCCTCGGTCACCCGGGTGCTCGACGCGACGCGGGTCGCGTTCTCCGACGACACCGCCGGGCAGGTGCTGCTGCGCACCCTGGGGTGA
- a CDS encoding LamG-like jellyroll fold domain-containing protein: MRTHPIGTALAAAAATLTVVGVALASHPAAAAGGAAAAAASAPQAVAPRAVVAAGPPAPTGTLVGSWQFDGPAGSTSEPDSSGTGNTATPDPRHPGVSWGRWEPTSDSGYAHFADGILQTPNSATLVPGDRDIRVDVRVRVTNGAKGNNIIQKGTSTDTSGFWKIETTYYITRCRFLGAQGSARLQSHAVINDGRWHTITCTKTASAADLWVDGALEDHQDVVVGANTNTTDGVSIGGKTINGSVSPDDELGGDLDYATYRLG, encoded by the coding sequence GTGCGCACACATCCGATCGGCACCGCGCTGGCCGCGGCCGCCGCCACCCTCACCGTCGTGGGGGTGGCCCTGGCGTCCCACCCGGCGGCCGCGGCCGGCGGCGCCGCCGCCGCGGCGGCGAGCGCCCCGCAGGCCGTCGCCCCGCGGGCCGTCGTCGCCGCGGGCCCTCCCGCACCGACCGGCACGCTCGTCGGGTCCTGGCAGTTCGACGGCCCCGCCGGGTCGACGAGCGAGCCGGACTCCTCCGGCACCGGCAACACCGCCACCCCCGACCCCCGCCACCCGGGGGTCTCGTGGGGGCGCTGGGAGCCGACGAGCGACAGCGGCTACGCGCACTTCGCCGACGGGATCCTCCAGACGCCGAACTCGGCCACGCTCGTGCCGGGCGACCGCGACATCCGCGTCGACGTACGCGTGCGGGTCACCAACGGCGCCAAGGGCAACAACATCATCCAGAAGGGCACCTCGACCGACACGTCGGGCTTCTGGAAGATCGAGACGACGTACTACATCACCCGGTGCCGCTTCCTCGGAGCGCAGGGTTCGGCGCGGCTGCAGAGCCACGCCGTCATCAACGACGGCCGGTGGCACACGATCACGTGCACGAAGACGGCCTCCGCGGCGGACCTCTGGGTCGACGGTGCGCTGGAGGACCACCAGGACGTCGTCGTCGGGGCCAACACCAACACGACCGACGGGGTCTCGATCGGCGGGAAGACGATCAACGGCTCGGTCAGCCCGGACGACGAGCTGGGCGGCGACCTCGACTACGCGACCTACCGGCTGGGCTGA
- a CDS encoding mycothione reductase, which yields MTTRHHDLVVIGTGSGNSIVDDRFADLDVAIVEKGVFGGTCLNVGCIPTKMLVLPADRVVEAADSARLGVSFPPGQADWRAIRDRVFGRIDPIAAGGEEYRRGLANVTVYDREARFVGPMRLDTGTGVEITADRWVVAAGGRPRLLDVPGLDAVDPARGVHTSDTIMRVDELPLRTAVVGGGYVAAELSHVLQSLGSDVTWVHRGETLLGHLDREIARAFTDLARERFDLRLGSTVTAASYDGSVHRLAVKGPEGERTVEADAVLLAVGRVPNTDLLDVAAAGLATTDDGRLVVDSQQRTSVPDVWALGDISTDFPLKHVANHEARVVQHNLLHAMGREGEARESDHRFVPSAVFTHPQIASVGATEQELEDAGRAYRAKTQKFGDVAYGWALEDTTGLCKVLVDPESLQILGAHLMGPMSSVLVQTFIQAMSFGQRADDVARGQYWIHPALSEVVENALLGVL from the coding sequence GTGACCACGCGCCACCACGACCTCGTCGTCATCGGGACCGGATCCGGCAACAGCATCGTCGACGACCGCTTCGCCGACCTCGACGTCGCCATCGTCGAGAAGGGCGTCTTCGGCGGCACCTGCCTCAACGTCGGGTGCATCCCCACGAAGATGCTCGTGCTGCCCGCCGACCGGGTCGTCGAGGCCGCCGACAGCGCCCGCCTGGGGGTGTCCTTCCCTCCGGGGCAGGCCGACTGGCGCGCCATCCGCGACCGCGTCTTCGGGCGGATCGACCCGATCGCCGCGGGCGGTGAGGAGTACCGACGCGGACTCGCCAACGTCACCGTCTACGACCGGGAGGCCCGGTTCGTCGGCCCGATGCGGCTCGACACCGGCACCGGGGTCGAGATCACGGCCGACCGCTGGGTCGTCGCCGCCGGCGGTCGCCCGCGGCTGCTCGACGTGCCCGGCCTCGACGCCGTCGACCCCGCCCGCGGGGTGCACACCAGCGATACGATCATGAGGGTCGACGAGCTGCCGCTGCGGACCGCGGTGGTCGGCGGCGGGTACGTCGCCGCCGAGCTCTCGCACGTCCTGCAGTCGCTCGGCTCCGACGTGACCTGGGTGCACCGCGGCGAGACCCTGCTCGGCCACCTCGACCGCGAGATCGCGCGGGCCTTCACCGACCTCGCGCGCGAGCGGTTCGACCTGCGGCTGGGCTCGACCGTCACCGCGGCGTCGTACGACGGCTCGGTGCACCGCCTCGCGGTGAAGGGCCCCGAGGGCGAGCGGACCGTCGAGGCGGACGCGGTCCTGCTCGCCGTCGGGCGCGTGCCGAACACCGACCTGCTCGACGTCGCGGCGGCGGGGCTCGCGACGACGGACGACGGTCGGCTCGTCGTCGACAGCCAGCAGCGCACCTCCGTCCCCGACGTCTGGGCGCTCGGCGACATCAGCACGGACTTCCCGCTCAAGCACGTGGCCAACCACGAGGCACGCGTCGTCCAGCACAACCTGCTGCACGCGATGGGCCGCGAGGGCGAGGCGCGCGAGAGCGACCACCGGTTCGTCCCCAGCGCCGTCTTCACCCATCCGCAGATCGCGAGCGTCGGTGCCACCGAGCAGGAGCTCGAGGACGCCGGCCGCGCCTACCGCGCCAAGACGCAGAAGTTCGGCGACGTGGCCTATGGGTGGGCCCTGGAGGACACGACGGGGTTGTGCAAGGTCCTCGTCGACCCGGAGTCGCTGCAGATCCTCGGCGCGCACCTCATGGGCCCGATGTCCTCCGTCCTCGTGCAGACCTTCATCCAGGCGATGTCGTTCGGGCAGCGAGCCGACGACGTCGCGCGCGGGCAGTACTGGATCCACCCGGCGCTCAGCGAGGTCGTCGAGAACGCCCTCCTCGGGGTGCTCTGA
- a CDS encoding lysine 5,6-aminomutase subunit alpha, with the protein MTTTPARLELDPAAVRRARTLARRAGAPVVKLAQRHTTMSVERATLRLAGLRGADHERVPWVNHLVDAVRGQVGLEHGVTTPVYDALRRGEAEDLTTLAQKAASGSVSFRLPEGRDLTGARTAARKEVAAGLRTVDRQRAARERMIRRLGDPPSKPWIYLIVATGDIDEDIPQAQAAAREGADVIAVIRSTGQSLLDYVPEGATHEGYAGTYATQENFRLMRAALDETSKEVGRYVRLTNYASGLCMPEIAALAGLERLDMMLNDSMYGILFRDINPIRTFVDQRFSRQVHARAGIIINTGEDNYLTTADAVEAAHTVTVSQLLNEYFAKEAGLEDWQLGLGHAFEINPEVPESFRMELAHAMLARQLFPDAPLKWMPPTKHMTGDVFRGYLLDGFFNLVGAMTGQGILLVGMMTEAVVTPFLSDRDLALQNVRYVMNAAGGLVEDFHPPRDGFIQTRAREVLGEAVTLLEGIVADQGDRGDHPPLLRAIADGTFGLMKRPPEAGKGLDGVVEKARRRTPEGPGYDNPATTMLEEGSTR; encoded by the coding sequence GTGACGACGACGCCCGCCCGCCTCGAGCTCGACCCCGCGGCCGTCCGCCGTGCCCGCACCCTGGCCCGCCGGGCCGGGGCGCCCGTCGTCAAACTGGCCCAGCGGCACACGACCATGTCCGTCGAGCGGGCGACGCTGCGCCTCGCCGGGCTGCGCGGCGCCGACCACGAGCGCGTCCCGTGGGTCAACCACCTCGTCGACGCGGTCCGCGGCCAGGTCGGCCTCGAGCACGGCGTCACGACCCCGGTGTACGACGCTCTGCGGCGCGGGGAGGCGGAGGACCTCACGACCCTGGCCCAGAAGGCGGCCAGCGGGTCGGTGTCCTTCCGGCTGCCCGAGGGGCGCGACCTCACGGGCGCCCGCACGGCCGCGCGCAAGGAGGTGGCCGCGGGGCTCCGTACGGTCGACCGGCAGCGGGCCGCCCGTGAGCGGATGATCAGGCGGCTGGGGGACCCGCCGAGCAAGCCGTGGATCTACCTCATCGTCGCCACCGGCGACATCGACGAGGACATCCCGCAGGCGCAGGCGGCCGCGCGCGAGGGCGCGGACGTCATCGCCGTCATCCGCTCGACGGGGCAGTCCCTGCTCGACTACGTGCCGGAGGGCGCGACCCACGAGGGGTACGCCGGGACGTACGCGACGCAGGAGAACTTCCGGCTCATGCGCGCCGCGCTCGACGAGACGAGCAAGGAGGTCGGGCGCTACGTCCGGCTCACCAACTACGCCTCCGGGCTGTGCATGCCGGAGATCGCGGCGCTGGCCGGGCTCGAGCGGCTCGACATGATGCTCAACGACTCGATGTACGGGATCCTCTTCCGCGACATCAACCCGATCCGCACCTTCGTCGACCAGCGCTTCTCGCGGCAGGTCCACGCGCGGGCCGGGATCATCATCAACACCGGCGAGGACAACTACCTCACGACCGCCGACGCGGTCGAGGCCGCGCACACCGTGACCGTCAGCCAGCTGCTCAACGAGTACTTCGCCAAGGAGGCGGGGCTGGAGGACTGGCAGCTCGGCCTCGGCCACGCGTTCGAGATCAACCCCGAGGTGCCCGAGTCGTTCCGGATGGAGCTGGCGCACGCGATGCTCGCGCGGCAGCTGTTCCCCGACGCGCCGCTGAAGTGGATGCCGCCGACCAAGCACATGACCGGCGACGTGTTCCGCGGCTACCTGCTCGACGGCTTCTTCAACCTCGTCGGGGCGATGACCGGGCAGGGCATCCTGCTCGTCGGGATGATGACCGAAGCCGTCGTCACGCCGTTCCTGTCCGACCGCGACCTCGCCCTGCAGAACGTGCGCTACGTGATGAACGCCGCCGGCGGACTCGTCGAGGACTTCCACCCGCCGCGCGACGGCTTCATCCAGACCCGGGCCCGCGAGGTGCTGGGGGAGGCGGTGACCCTGCTCGAGGGGATCGTCGCCGACCAGGGCGATCGGGGTGACCACCCGCCCCTGCTGCGGGCCATCGCCGACGGCACCTTCGGGCTGATGAAGCGCCCGCCGGAGGCGGGCAAGGGGCTCGACGGGGTGGTGGAGAAGGCGCGCCGCCGTACCCCCGAGGGGCCGGGCTACGACAACCCGGCGACGACGATGCTCGAGGAGGGCAGCACGCGATGA
- a CDS encoding OAM dimerization domain-containing protein, whose translation MSTEPGPLVRPYGDTTGDGMVQVSFTLPLPHDKRAEGAALQLARKMGMEPALLVHAKAMGPDFTFFVVYGSVTHLVDLRDVTVVEREYPLLSSKDVNAAIKRGLRRKLVVVGACIGTDAHTVGIDAILNIKGFAGEKGLEYYREIKVVNLGAQVLVPELVARARAEKADAVLVSQVVTQKDAHVHNTTQMSAAFREAYPAGQVPLLVAGGPRFEEGSEAGLGVDRIFGRGTTPGEVASYLVHALVPPAGSARGSTRNPDQERKAS comes from the coding sequence ATGAGCACCGAGCCGGGGCCCCTGGTCCGCCCGTACGGCGACACGACGGGTGACGGGATGGTGCAGGTCTCCTTCACCCTCCCTCTGCCGCACGACAAGCGCGCCGAGGGCGCCGCCCTCCAGCTGGCCCGCAAGATGGGCATGGAGCCGGCTCTGCTCGTCCACGCCAAGGCGATGGGGCCGGACTTCACGTTCTTCGTCGTCTACGGGTCGGTGACGCACCTGGTCGACCTGCGCGACGTCACCGTCGTCGAGCGCGAGTACCCGCTGCTCTCGTCCAAGGACGTCAACGCCGCGATCAAGCGCGGGCTGCGTCGCAAGCTCGTCGTCGTCGGCGCGTGCATCGGGACCGACGCGCACACGGTGGGCATCGACGCCATCCTCAACATCAAGGGCTTCGCCGGCGAGAAGGGGCTCGAGTACTACCGCGAGATCAAGGTGGTCAACCTCGGCGCTCAGGTGCTCGTCCCGGAGCTGGTCGCGCGGGCGCGCGCCGAGAAGGCCGACGCGGTGCTCGTCTCGCAGGTCGTCACGCAGAAGGACGCGCACGTGCACAACACGACCCAGATGTCGGCGGCCTTCCGCGAGGCATATCCCGCGGGGCAGGTGCCGCTCCTCGTCGCGGGGGGTCCGCGCTTCGAGGAGGGGTCGGAGGCCGGGTTGGGGGTCGACCGGATCTTCGGCCGGGGGACGACCCCGGGCGAGGTGGCCAGCTACCTCGTCCACGCGCTCGTGCCACCGGCGGGCAGCGCCCGGGGCAGCACCCGCAACCCCGACCAGGAGAGGAAGGCGTCGTGA
- a CDS encoding hotdog domain-containing protein produces MTDHAQQQAEPAPGAAASGAEVGAVVVHRRYVPYSHAHYAGNLVDGAYSLAAFGDVATEMCIRTDGDEGLFASYSDVQFVAPVRAGDVIEIEARLVRVGRRSREMAFEVRVVGRGAPQRGESAADVLDPPLVATTARGTVVVP; encoded by the coding sequence GTGACCGACCACGCGCAGCAGCAGGCCGAGCCCGCGCCCGGGGCGGCGGCGTCGGGGGCCGAGGTGGGGGCGGTCGTGGTCCACCGCCGGTACGTGCCGTACAGCCACGCGCACTACGCGGGGAACCTCGTCGACGGGGCGTACTCGCTGGCGGCCTTCGGCGACGTCGCCACCGAGATGTGCATCCGCACCGACGGGGACGAGGGGCTGTTCGCGTCGTACTCCGACGTCCAGTTCGTCGCGCCCGTGCGGGCCGGCGACGTCATCGAGATCGAGGCGCGGCTGGTGCGGGTCGGCCGGCGCTCGCGCGAGATGGCGTTCGAGGTCCGCGTCGTCGGGCGCGGCGCGCCGCAGCGCGGTGAGTCCGCCGCCGACGTCCTCGACCCCCCGCTCGTCGCCACCACCGCGCGGGGGACCGTGGTCGTCCCCTGA